The Kineothrix sp. IPX-CK genomic interval GTCAGGAGTAATAAAAATGGATAAGGAAAATCATCATGCATGGCTGAATGTTTATATTGGTAAGGTCAATGAAAATTTAACTTTTGATATCATTTCATCCTCTGATGGTCTGGTAGCACCTGTGGTAGATTAATTTGAAAATGTAGGAAAAAGGAGTGGTGAAGCTATGGAATTGCTTTTGTCACAGATAATTAACGGCATAAGCGGATCGGCTGAACTGTTTATCGTTGCAATTGGTTTGGTCATTATTTTCGGTATGCTGGATGTTGTAAATATGGCGCATGGTGAGTTCGTTATGTTAGGAGCTTATTGCTCATGTGTATGTGTCAATCAGTTGGGAGTACCATTTTTCTTATCCATACCTGTCAGCTTTATATTTACAGCGATTTTAGGCATGATACTTGAACAGTTATTTATCAGGAAGTTATATGGTAAGGTGGCGGAAACATTACTTGTTACGTTTGCTCTGACTTATATCATCCCTCAAATTGTCAGGATATTGTTCGGACCTGAAAACCAGAATATCGAAAATCCTATAAAAGGAAGCATTAGCGCAGGTAAAATAACCGTTCCTTATTATAATATTTTTATTATCGTAATGGCGGGAGTCATCCTGGCCGGAACCATATTCTTGTTTTATAAAACTAAATTTGGGATGCAGCTTAGAGCGATCACACAGAACAGAAAAATGTCGCAATGTCTGGGAATCAATTCCGATAAAGTGGATAGAATGACCTTCGCCTATGGCTGCGGCCTGGCAGGATTGGCCGGAGCACTGCTGGCACCTATCTCCAGTGTCACGCCGGGTATGGGCACCGAATATGTGGTGGACAGCTTTCTGGTAGTTATACTTGGCGGCTTGAATTCGGTGATCGGCTCTTTCTGGGGAGCAGGTGTAATAGAAGAATCGATATCTGTCATGGCAGGGTATATGAGCCTTGTAACAGCAAAGCTTTTGATATTCATTGTAATAATTATTTTAATCAGATTCAGACCGCAGGGTTTATTTTCCTCAAAGGATAAAAGATAAAAAACAGCTAATGGAG includes:
- the urtB gene encoding urea ABC transporter permease subunit UrtB, which produces MELLLSQIINGISGSAELFIVAIGLVIIFGMLDVVNMAHGEFVMLGAYCSCVCVNQLGVPFFLSIPVSFIFTAILGMILEQLFIRKLYGKVAETLLVTFALTYIIPQIVRILFGPENQNIENPIKGSISAGKITVPYYNIFIIVMAGVILAGTIFLFYKTKFGMQLRAITQNRKMSQCLGINSDKVDRMTFAYGCGLAGLAGALLAPISSVTPGMGTEYVVDSFLVVILGGLNSVIGSFWGAGVIEESISVMAGYMSLVTAKLLIFIVIIILIRFRPQGLFSSKDKR